In the Arachis ipaensis cultivar K30076 chromosome B10, Araip1.1, whole genome shotgun sequence genome, one interval contains:
- the LOC107620004 gene encoding uncharacterized protein LOC107620004 — protein sequence MNNCYKGERLLCVEGVLVKNNFNCAFFLVYGAHNRDAKIQVWEELSYMTGLCQVPSCYMGDFNEIVRVDERQGTDVLPRSAEEFKGWIQDMHLVDLPLTDRRFTWFRGRSCSRIDRALVSLEWLEEFPKTQIRGGPRGLSYHCPVIVEDMKQKGGPRPFRSLHSWFTHEDFLIMVKEEWRGLGEIQFTDKLKALTIPLRGWHKANFGDMDNKIMKFEEEIKKIDDLVSNGVYDGTMEARRKELVICCERWYVRKEIRWKQMSRSQQAKEMDKNTRYFHNIASESSPTVGFRDGLVGRIEQEKSVTLEALPTMEEIREAVWDCESSKSLGCDGYNMNFIKSV from the exons ATGAATAACTGTTACAAGGGAGAGAGATTGTTGTGTGTTGAAGGGGTCCTGGTAAAGAATAATTTCAATTGTGCTTTCTTTCTGGTCTATGGTGCACATAATAGGGATGCGAAAATTCAGGTGTGGGAGGAGCTGAGTTACATGACTGGTTTATGCCAGGTTCCTAGTTGCTACATGGGAGACTTTAATGAAATAGTACGTGTAGACGAAAGGCAAGGTACTGATGTTCTACCTAGGTCGGCGGAGGAATTCAAGGGTTGGATACAAGATATGCATTTAGTGGATTTGCCGCTCACAGATCGTAGGTTCACATGGTTTCGAGGACGTTCTTGCAGTCGTATAGATAGAGCTCTGGTTAGCTTGGAGTGGTTAGAGGAGTTTCCTAAGACTCAGATACGGGGTGGACCAAGGGGTTTGTCATATCATTGTCCTGTAATAGTAGAAGACATGAAGCAGAAGGGAGGACCAAGGCCGTTCCGAAGCTTGCATTCCTGGTTTACACATGAAGACTTTCTCATAATGGTTAAAGAGGAATGGAGAGGTTTGGGGGAGATTCAGTTCACAGACAAGTTGAAGGCATTGACAATTCCATTAAGGGGATGGCATAAGGCTAATTTTGGGGATATGGACAACAAAATTATGAAATTTGAGGAAGAAATTAAGAAGATTGACGATTTGGTGAGCAATGGAGTGTATGATGGAACGATGGAGGCTAGAAGAAAGGAGCTGGTTATATGCTGTGAGAGGTGGTATGTTAGGAAAGAAATTCGTTGGAAACAGATGTCTCGATCTCAGCAAGCAAAGGAGATGGACAAAAATACAAGATACTTTCATAATATAGCTTCA GAAAGTTCTCCTACGGTGGGTTTCAGGGATGGCCTGGTGGGTAGGATAGAGCAGGAAAAGTCTGTAACTCTGGAGGCACTGCCAACGATGGAGGAGATCAGAGAGGCTGTATGGGATTGTGAGTCTTCTAAGTCACTAGGTTGTGACGGGTACAACATGAATTTTATTAAGAGTGTGTGA
- the LOC107621504 gene encoding G-type lectin S-receptor-like serine/threonine-protein kinase At4g27290, translating to MERRTHLNLSFSFLVTFCYFFIAIFATFLEAYDTLSPPKTITGNKTLVSPSQNFELGFFNLGSNSTRRYLGIWYKNVPKKTVIWVANRDNPLAHDFGDDGSLTFSNDGKLIVHSHKGSVIWSSNSSRPARNPVAQLLDTGNLVLKDIDGRSSEEYIWQSFDYPCDTLVPGMRLGWRFKTGLNRHLSSWKSNDDPSNGDYTYSVDPRGIPQLFLNKRSKKIFRSGPWYGQQFKGDPVLSSNPVFKAVFVFDSDEVSYSYEAKDNMISRFVLTPSGSIRHFSWNDHKSSWVSEFSVQGDHCDDYALCGAYGSCSIVKSSSPSCKCLKGFEPRKSQDWSSGCLREDSKGCKSGGDSFEKLTGLKLPDSAEFHANYSISINHCEAECLKNCSCVAYAKLDVNASGKGCVTWFGDLFDIREAPVYGQDLYVRVSASQLDSNAARNKKKIFILLPVAVSLTSTIVVLALWFIIKTWQRNGVEKEDLQFNDGRGSRSERNEYELPLFEIAIIEAATMNFSVYNKIGEGGFGLVYKGELPSGQEIAVKKLLESSGQGLQEFKNEVILISQLQHRNLVKLLGCCIHGEDKMLVYEYMPNKSLDSLLFDETKRPVLNWQKRLDIIIGIARGLLYLHRDSRLRIVHRDLKASNVLLDINMNPKISDFGMARMFGGDQTEAMTKRVVGTYGYMSPEYAIDGQFSFKSDVFSFGVLLLEILSGKRNKGFLHPDHKLNLLGHAWKLWNEGKALELMDGLLENEFPNSEALRCIQVGLSCVQHRPEDRPTMSLVLVMLDSESTVLPQPGRPGLYSERFFSETDSTSLARLNSSSNHINVTLVEGR from the exons ATGGAGAGAAGAACACACTTGaacctttctttttcatttcttgtCACTTTTTGCTACTTCTTCATAGCCATTTTTGCAACATTTTTGGAAGCATATGATACCTTAAGTCCACCAAAAACCATCACTGGCAACAAAACACTAGTCTCACCTTCCCAGAATTTTGAACTAGGTTTCTTTAATCTTGGTAGCAACTCCACTCGCAGATATCTTGGGATATGGTACAAAAATGTTCCTAAGAAAACTGTTATTTGGGTTGCAAATAGAGACAATCCACTTGCTCATGATTTTGGTGATGATGGATCCTTAACATTCAGCAATGATGGGAAACTCATAGTTCACAGCCACAAAGGAAGTGTTATATGGTCTTCAAATTCTTCTAGACCTGCAAGAAATCCAGTGGCACAGCTTCTAGACACTGGAAATCTTGTTCTTAAAGATATTGATGGAAGAAGCTCTGAGGAATATATATGGCAGAGTTTTGATTATCCATGTGACACATTGGTGCCAGGGATGAGACTTGGTTGGAGATTCAAAACCGGCTTGAACCGGCATTTGAGTTCTTGGAAGAGCAATGATGATCCTTCTAATGGAGACTACACCTACAGTGTTGACCCTCGTGGAATTCCTCAGCTTTTTCTAAACAAGAGGAGCAAGAAAATCTTCAGAAGTGGACCATGGTATGGGCAACAGTTCAAAGGTGATCCAGTTCTCAGTTCAAATCCGGTTTTCAAAGCAGTATTTGTTTTTGATTCTGATGAAGTTTCTTACTCCTATGAGGCTAAGGACAACATGATCTCGAGGTTCGTGCTTACGCCATCCGGTTCCATTCGCCATTTCTCTTGGAATGATCACAAGTCAAGCTGGGTTTCTGAGTTCTCAGTCCAAGGGGACCATTGTGATGATTATGCCCTTTGTGGTGCTTATGGAAGTTGCAGCATTGTTAAGAGCTCTTCCCCTAGTTGCAAGTGTTTGAAGGGTTTTGAGCCTAGAAAATCTCAAGATTGGTCAAGTGGATGTCTGAGGGAGGATTCAAAGGGTTGCAAAAGTGGAGGAGACTCATTTGAGAAGCTTACAGGGTTGAAACTACCAGATTCTGCAGAGTTTCATGCAAACTATAGCATTAGCATTAATCACTGTGAGGCAGAATGCTTGAAGAATTGTTCTTGTGTAGCTTATGCTAAATTAGATGTGAATGCAAGTGGCAAAGGATGTGTTACTTGGTTTGGAGATTTGTTTGATATTAGAGAGGCTCCTGTGTATGGTCAAGATCTCTATGTCAGAGTTTCAGCTTCACAACTAG ATTCAAATGCTGCTAGAAACAAAAAGAAGATATTCATACTGCTTCCTGTGGCAGTATCCTTAACTTCAACAATTGTTGTTTTAGCTTTGTGGTTCATAATCAAGACATGGCAAAGAAATGGAG TTGAAAAAGAGGACCTTCAATTTAATGATGGAAGAGGTAGTAGGAGTGAGAGGAATGAATATGAACTCCCATTATTTGAGATTGCCATCATTGAAGCTGCAACTATGAATTTCTCTGTTTACAACAAGATTGGAGAAGGTGGATTTGGTCTTGTATACAAG GGTGAACTTCCATCAGGACAAGAAATAGCAGTGAAGAAACTCTTGGAAAGTTCTGGACAAGGTCTGCAGGAGTTCAAGAATGAGGTGATTTTGATCTCCCAACTTCAGCACCGAAATCTTGTAAAGCTTCTTGGCTGCTGCATTCATGGAGAAGACAAGATGTTGGTCTATGAATACATGCCAAACAAAAGCTTGGACTCATTATTATTTG ATGAAACCAAGCGTCCTGTCCTCAATTGGCAAAAGAGGCTAGACATTATCATTGGTATCGCCAGAGGGCTTCTATACCTTCATAGAGATTCAAGGCTAAGAATAGTCCATAGAGACCTAAAAGCAAGTAATGTTCTTTTAGATATTAACATGAATCCAAAGATTTCCGACTTTGGAATGGCTAGAATGTTTGGTGGAGATCAAACTGAAGCAATGACCAAGAGAGTGGTTGGAACCTA CGGATATATGTCGCCGGAGTATGCAATAGACGGTCAATTCTCTTTTAAATCAGATGTCTTTAGCTTCGGTGTTTTACTGTTGGAAATATTGAGCGGCAAGAGAAACAAAGGATTCTTGCACCCGGATCACAAACTCAATCTTTTAGGCCAT GCATGGAAGCTCTGGAATGAAGGTAAAGCATTAGAGCTGATGGATGGTTTACTTGAGAATGAGTTTCCTAACTCTGAAGCTCTAAGGTGTATACAAGTGGGACTCTCATGCGTTCAACACCGCCCAGAAGACAGGCCAACAATGTCACTAGTTCTTGTGATGTTGGACAGTGAGAGTACAGTGCTGCCACAACCTGGAAGACCAGGATTATATTCAGAGAGATTTTTTTCAGAGACAGATTCAACTTCACTTGCTAGACTCAACTCTAGTTCCAATCACATCAATGTCACCTTAGTAGAGGGTCGTTAA
- the LOC107620006 gene encoding uncharacterized protein LOC107620006 yields the protein MSILINGSPSNPFKMERGLRQGDSLSPFLFVLVVDVLHRIVGEAIKNGRISPLLIGRDTIALSHLQFADDTILFCPPEEKTIKNYKRLLRCFELMLGLSINFDKSSLISINCDEQWIQSMCQLLGCKRNFLPVKYLGIPLGANPRLVKTWKPIINKVEEKLSL from the coding sequence ATGTCGATCCTGATAAATGGGTCGCCATCCAACCCGTTCAAGATGGAAAGAGGATTGAGACAAGGTGACTCGCTTTCTCCTTTCTTGTTTGTACTGGTTGTGGATGTACTACATCGAATTGTGGGAGAGGCAATTAAGAACGGACGTATATCACCATTGTTGATTGGGAGAGATACTATAGCACTGTCGCATCTACAGTTTGCTGATGACACAATTTTGTTTTGCCCACCAGAGGAGAAAACTATTAAGAATTACAAGCGGCTCTTGAGATGCTTTGAGTTGATGTTAGGGCTCAGTATTAATTTTGACAAGTCGAGCTTGATTTCGATAAATTGTGACGAACAGTGGATTCAGAGTATGTGCCAGTTGTTGGGTTGTAAGCGTAATTTCCTTCCAGTCAAATATCTGGGTATCCCCTTAGGTGCAAATCCGAGGTTGGTAAAGACCTGGAAGCCTATAATAAACAAAGTGGAGGAGAAGCTCAGTTTGTGA